A region from the Alnus glutinosa chromosome 5, dhAlnGlut1.1, whole genome shotgun sequence genome encodes:
- the LOC133868817 gene encoding F-box/kelch-repeat protein At3g23880-like, producing MVVFRYVNGLNNTVLELYSSISFLSFLDFIFFIESVTRLNNPKVFNTAAITPFMAILLKELIPEILARLPVKSLVQFQLVSKQWKALINESGFINTHFQLSIAANRDRTLILHESGIALPMNFFCLHFNDDDGFDGALANIRQPLHDGEEYSQILDSCNGLVCLHNHGRRIVIWNPLIRRCKKLPSEPKEDAQLLVLALAFGHDPEERRSWRVQFHDMPDSIETAICVGSLVLLDGDSVNDNTVEQEGLNRLVEEMEKAAI from the exons ATGGTAGTTTTTAGATATGTAAATGGGTTGAACAATACAGTTCTTGAATTATATTCTTCCATTTcattcctttcctttcttgatttcattttcttcattgaaTCTGTTACACGCCTCAATAACCCGAAAGTCTTTAACACCGCCGCAATAACTCCCTTCATGGCGATTCTTCTGAAGGAACTGATCCCAGAAATTCTTGCCCGATTACCGGTCAAGTCCCTGGTACAATTCCAACTCGTTTCAAAGCAATGGAAGGCGCTGATAAACGAGTCAGGTTTCATCAACACCCATTTCCAGCTCTCCATCGCAGCCAACAGAGATCGCACGCTCATCCTCCATGAGTCGGGCATAGCTCTGCCGATGAACTTCTTCTGTTTGCACTTCAACGATGACGACGGATTTGACGGTGCCCTCGCGAATATCCGCCAGCCACTGCACGATGGAGAGGAGTACAGCCAAATCTTGGACTCCTGCAACGGGCTTGTGTGCCTCCACAATCATGGGAGACGCATTGTCATTTGGAACCCATTAATCAGACGGTGCAAGAAGTTGCCGTCTGAGCCAAAGGAAGACGCTCAGCTGTTAGTGCTCGCTTTGGCCTTCGGGCACGACCCAG AGGAGAGAAGGAGCTGGAGGGTTCAGTTTCATGACATGCCTGATTCGATTGAGACGGCCATTTGTGTGGGAAGCCTTGTTCTTCTCGACGGTGATAGCGT GAATGATAATACAGTGGAGCAGGAGGGTCTTAATCGGCTGGTGGAAGAGATGGAGAAAGCTGCTATTTGA